In the Glycine max cultivar Williams 82 chromosome 6, Glycine_max_v4.0, whole genome shotgun sequence genome, TAAGTGTAAGGTcatgagtattgtataattcatgagcagtgtttgtATGCAAAAGTTATTTTAGGAGTTGGACCTGAATGAGGAAGGTGGGGCTCTAatggattcttcggagtctataGGCATTGGAAAATGTTCATCTCTTAAGAACTGCAAAAGAACATCTAAATAATTCATCTCTAGGGATAGAAAGGTGTTATTTAGCCTGTTGTATGTATCTTCGTTAATTATGCAATTTAACTAGTTTATCTCTTAAAGAATTAGGAGAAGAATTAGGTAAATTAGGCTCTTTTGTGTGAGGAATCATGGTTAGAGTATATGAGTATATGTAGGTGATAATTGGAATTAtattgaataaagaaaaatcattagcGTGCATCAAGAGTAGTTTTGGTAGGCTAAGCCCCAACATGCCCGTAATCCTGCATCGACCATCACTTTACTGCTTCGAGTGTTTGTTTTTCTCGCACTTGCACATGCTAgcttattagtttaattttatgtcaaatttacttttaatgccATATGTTACAAATATTCGAATCAATTCATTAATTGCTTGAAAATTGGATAGACACAactctaagtacaaacaaagttcatTTGAACTCGACACTCAAACTTTCATTTTACTTTACTAATTGGAcaaattggtgcacttgccaataaGTTAACAGGTTTCTGAGTGACTAAGTGAGAACAAGAGAAATAGCTCAAGGtcgagagtgagagtgagagtgagagggagcaagagtaaaaaacaaaaaacaataaccCTATTAAAGATGGCTTTTTAGAAAACAATGTTGAACTCTTAATTTCAACATTAGTTATTAAAGAAATTGACGTCAAAAGGCTGTTTCAACaacgatttttcaaaaaccaatgtcAACAAGTtgtaattatttacaaaaatgtcaccatattttttaagacaacaatttttataaaatcgatgttgatcTCGTGTTGTAAAAGTCTTTTTTTGTAGTagcatgtttatttttaatgaatgtgAGAAATTGACTCATGTATAAgtggataaatataaaaatggttttttttatacatgagttggtatatatataaatgtggtTTGAAACAATTGTTGGCATGATTTTTGTCTAGTGAGATTGTTATTGTGATGATAAGACATTGCATTATATATACTACAAGTATATATGCTACTGGTAAGACATTGCATTATATAGTTTTTATACAATTAACATGAGTGATGATTGAAGGATAATGAGTCCATTCTACTTGTAAATATGCTAGGAAAAATTGATTTGTTATGTAATAGGTTAAGATTATTTGTATAAGATGAGTTTCATCTAAAGTGTTAGGTGAGAAAAATCATGGatctttattcataattttgaataaaattcatggagtcctttaaaatcttaaaaatacataatgtcctttcaaatcttataaatttatacttttataaattcattaaaattcaaactacAAAACTCTAATtgtaaaagtcttttaaaaaaatgttaaaagttattaCATTCTTACCAAGTCTCTTAAatccatatgatttttttatatgccaaaataacattttaaaatcctaatccaatacacccctaaaaataacatttaatttatttttattattattatcattataataaatatttacgaCAATTTCATAAAATCATGATAGTAAAAAAGttactataattataaaaaaatattaatgttaattaaatttaaattagaatcacaatatatttttgttattaataaatttgaattataaaaaaatatttattagttagAATATTTTAATCATGATTGGTTGTTATAATTAGAATAATAATTAccttaattagaataaaaatatatattaatattcttaattaattttaattataattaatgattatatttataatttgatgagaATGAATACGGTGATGTCATTGGTATTTGTCCATGttgtaaaatcttattttatatgatatagTAGATAGATGTATCAAATTTGTTAAAAGATCCTTAGACtttcattgaaaaaaaatcaaacttaattatttaatgtgatAAAGTAAGTTATGTGTCATTATATGACTGAATGAGATATAATCCATACTAGTGTATGTTGTTTTTAACATGCAccaaagtaatatttttaatttttatttttatataaacatgGCCGATTCAAAGTTTAGATGTGTGTTTAGATGAACATTAATAaagttgattttgtaaaattaattttgataagaaTTAACTTTAAAGGAAtatgatttatgtttgaatgattttgattataattgattttaaaataaaattatgtatattttatttaaccagatacaaaattatttaaaattacttcaatttaaaatcaattctgattttttctctaatataaaattaaatatgtaaaaaaatctttaaaatcaattttagacttaaaattagttttactaACATAAAACTAAACCAGCACCACCCAAAAGCTATGAACAGCAACTTCAATTCAACGTTGACAACCGTGTTAGAAAATTTGAACCAAACCTGCAGTCAACCTGTGAGCTAAGTACATGACTTGAGTTTCGGATGGAAAAGCACATAAATAATTGTGGATCCCCCGACCTAAGTTTTCATTTTGGTGGAACAAATATCCTTTCTTAATCACGATAATTATCAAATGAAGTCACATTTGAACCCAATAATGTCATGATCTATTTTCAAATCGCATCCCTCAATTGACCCACACCGACGTCCCCGTCACTTTCATTcggttttaaacaaaaagagaaaacctgCCGCCCAAAACAGCGAAACCCCCAACCAGAGTCGCGTCTGTAAAATTGAAAGGATCGAAAATCCACAAAATAATTTCGCAAAACTGACCatttcaaaagaagaagaaaaggaaaagaaaaaagaaatagagaggagagagagagagagagatagagagagaaaaatttaCATTATACATCACTCTTGTTTACTAGTTACTActataattaaacaatttttccgTTTCTTGAAACTCATTGCTCGAAACGCAGCGTTTCCCTGTCCTGCATCGGCGCAGCTTGCCAAGCCGAAGCCGCAATGAGAGGGCGGCTATGCCACCCCAAAGTCAAGCATCCTTGATTCTCTTCCACGGAGTACCCTTCAGCAGAGAAAAGAGTCAGCAACATGCTGGCTTGCTTGTACGCGTTTGACCCCAAATGCAGCGGCTTGAAGCCGGCTTTCTCGAGCCGCTCCCTCCACTTAGCCAGCGGCTCGTGCCTCTCGACTCGCGCCGGTCCCTCGCTGCTCACCACGTTGCATATCTCCCTTTGCAGGTACATCTCCGCAAGTGCCTTGTCCGGTTCGACCGGACACGCCTCCAGCGAGTCAAAAACGGTCGAGTAGTAATGCAACGCTTCCGTGAACCGCTCCAAGAACCGGTCCTGGTTGTGGTTCGCTTCCTGTTCTACAACGGAAATAATCTTCGGGTTCAAGCTTCGGATCCAACCCAGCACGGTTTCGATGCCCGAACCTATTGGATCGGAGTCCGAAGCAAGAAGCCGATGCAACTGCATGATGGAGTTAACCGCCACGGCTTCGTTCGGATTCACCTGCAGCATCCACGGCTTCACGTCTTCGAGCCGCCACGCCGCCACGCCACGAAATGCAAATCTAACATTAACCGACCGCGCCAGCTCAGCGAGCCTGAGCCCGATTTCGCGGAGCGTGTCGCGGTTGTCAGATGAGGGAGGCCCAATGCCCGTGAGCCTCAACAACGGAGGCCCACCGGGCCGAAGCGCCAGGGCCTGAATCAGCGCGGGCCACTGGAGCCCCTGCATGAGATTGAAGTCAATCACGTGGACACAATCATGACCGTTGAAAGCTTCTAAAATAGCCTGATTCGCCGTGAAGTGCGCGAACTTCAAGTAAGGGCAGGCCTCGTAGTAGTGGTGGTAGAGTACGTTGTCCTCGTACGGATACGAGGACGACGACAACGTTTGAAACACGCCTTGCCCTAAGATGCGACGGCGCAAGGCATCGATGAAATATCCAGCGACTTTACCGATTCCGATGTTGGTGTTCACGTGAGCCAACAGCCCCTGCATGTTCTCGATGAGGGAGCCCGCGAATGCGAGGTCACCACGTTGCACGGAATCCGCACAGGTCATCAGCGTGTGGACGAGTCTTATCCCTGAGTCTTCTTCCATTGTTACCAGCGTTGGTTTGTGGTTTTGATTCTGATCCGTGTCGAGATCGAGAAAATCCGAGAAATCGTAGGGCAACGACGCCGTTTGGTCGAACTCGGAGAGAAGCGTGTCGACCCAGGAACCTATGTCGGAGGGGTTGTAGAAGACTGTATCGGAGGCCAGCTGAGATATGTTATTGTTGGTTGATGAGTTCACAATGTCCATCACGTTCTCTAAACGCTCCATGTTTTCTGCCACGTGTTGCAGCTCCGATGAACGGACTTTGTAGCCGAAACCGGCGAGGTCGCCGTCGATGTCCCAACTCTTGCTTCCGCTGGAACTGCCGTTGGAGGAAGATGAAGCCATTTTCACAGATCAActtaaaagatgaaatgaaagaaaattaattaattaattccctACTCTCTCAAGcaggttttagttttaggttTGTTGACATAAAGAGAATTGTGGACAGAGATagatagaaagaaagaattgATTTATGGCACTGATCGAGGAGAGGAGAGGAGGGGTTGTGGTTGGGACTTGGGAGTGAAAAGTGAGTGATGAAAAggaaggagagaaagagaaagagaaagagaaagagggagaaagggATGTGTGAGGAAATTAACGGAGAAGTTGCCTTGTATAATGTATGACCATGATGCGTGATGCTACTTGCTAGTTTGTGTTAAGTAGCTATCAGCAGTACTAATGCATCAAATTGAAAGATACTACTACTACGACACTACTTATATAATTCGTGGccctttttttaaaaggtaCCCCTAATGCCACGGTAACGTGCCTTTGATTTTTAGTAGCCTAAAAGGTGGCAAAGGTGGCCAAGTAGATGTTATGATGCCCAGTCTCATCTTGGGGTTTTGGGAGGGGCATTGACGCCAACAAGTGGCGTCTGGGTCTACTACCGCGGTACCACCATTCACAATTGTGATTTGTGTGGATTTCTGGGGCCAGACCCCAAAAGTACAACACCCTGTGAAAACAGTCAATTACTCTAGTTTACTTGACCTACCCATCAaggtataaaattttaaatggcAATGTAATCATATGCTAATTCCAACTTGCTCTCACTGTAATTTcacatgtaacttttttttttttttttactatgacactcatactttttttattaggttAGAGGTAATGAGTGTTTTTTAATACCTGGTTGTagctgaaaaaaaataattttatacataaaaaaaattaaacaaaaattttctctctaaataaattattttcattcatgtgAGTATAATAAGATCCTCTACTAAACCAATCATTTGAATTACTACGAGGCTAATAGCAAGTATTCATCCATTAATCCCTATTTGAAAATTAGACCGACTAGTTTTAGTGAATCTCTCTTCCTATtctaatcacatttttttaatcatagaaTTCGAAttcaagaaattaattaaaaggcgATTAAATTCAATTTCAGTCGGATAAACTACATGTTACTACATGCTGCTCGGTTTTGTTTCTATTGGTTTATTTGATTTCCTACAGCTGCTATGCATGCAGGTAATTTTtctttctgctttttttttttttttggtgttgaTTTGGAACATGAGAATCTGACACTTGACAGCCCTTGGTTTCACGAGTTTCGCTTCATGTAGCACTCACGGAATGCTGCAGTGCAGATGAACTGTACCTCACAGTgttctcataaaaaaattaattaaaacacacATCAAAGCATTTTACGTTTTAATTGGACATTGGGTTTGATTTGGATACCCGACCCTGGTGGCAGAGGTTGATGGGTCATATTTAGGTTTCCCAGTTTCCACAATATCTATTTGTGATGCCCATTATCTGCAGTGCACTAATTGGAGAATGCTAATTCATTTTTCTGAAAAACATTTAGCGTTGTCACTGTCGTTTGCCTCAAATCATTAGTTTTCCAGGATAGGATGCACGTTACAAATTTAATCAATGCCGAAAAACCCTTCTTTATTTTTAGTGTAATGAACTCAACGTTAAATTGTCATTGTCTTAGTACTTATTACTGTCCCAGTTAATTAGATTTATATTTAAGGCTGTGAAGTTAAAATATGCTGCAATGTAATGTCACTTGTGTATTGCTCTTACTGGAAAGTTTTGAGTGAATCTCTCTTTGTATGCTTGTCCTTTTCTAGACTGTGTAAGCTAATAATGTGCACGTTTTGTGCAATGCCCTTGTTCACATAAGGTTGTTTTTGATTGATCAAACTTTCTACAACTGGTGGATGGCCTTTTTCCAAATTTGTGTTTCTATTTGAAGTGTCCCTCTTTCTCTGCTACAAGTCCTTTCCCTACTTGCTTGATGCATGAAAGCTAATTtactttgagaaaaaaaaaagattaatttacaTTGTTAGGGAGCCCAAAGGTACAGTCTTTTTCTTCATGGGTATGATGTTATAGTAATTAGAATATTCCCCTTAGAGCCATGCGTCACAGAAAGGCATCTACGGGTATATTTGCtgctaaatcattttaaaaactatagcATCCAACGTCACATGAAGTAACATTTAACAACGTATTAAACTATGAGATTAATAGGGTAATCAGGACAAGATATAAATTAGTTACTAACTTAATTGCGTTATTTACAACTCAGCTACTTAAAAAATTTGTGTAACCAGCCTGCCTTGGCGCTATATAACAACATGTATGTTACgagattaagaaaattagttgtatagtgtgtttggattagaTTCATAATATGTTTGGTTTAGATTCACTTCTAgcataattgattaaaaaatcaaGGTAAGAGAGAAGCAATAAATAGTTGTTGCAACCTTTTCATGGTGTTATCATGATTTTATGAACTAGAGAATCaatttttgagtttttatcTAAATCTATTATCATTTTACATTGAAAGTTAAAGATTTagatgtaattttattttttctatcttattcaatctttaattttgattcatatattttaaaattgagacatttaatcttcttattttataaaatctgtAAGTTTGAtccttatatttcaaaatataaatatttgatcctcgtatttaagaaaattcataatttttgtttaatatttaattttgtatgtattttgtttcttttatttcttactttGTAATCAATCAATTCATTTATTGAGGGTACCTTAAATGGAAACATTAGTTCTTAGAATTTAATTGGACAAAAACAAagcatacaaaaaattaaaaatttgatcaaaattgtaaattttaaaaataaaataattaaatgtttttattttaaaattaatagattaaaattatgaatttttaaaatgtgaagATTAAACATctcaaacttaaaataaaaaaaaactaaaattatgaattaaacAAATAGAAAGAATAGAATTGCATTTAAGCCAAagttaaaataacataattgcttccacttttttttcaccttaattttttaatcataatcaaTCTTGGTAGCTATCCAAACTTAATACTAGAAAATATAAACCACAAATCTAATTATATATACCCTCAATCATTCTCACAAAGACGTAGACATTCAGGCATTGCATTAGAATAGCCAAGAGTCAATTGTTAATTAACTCGACGAGTCAATTTTAGACAGCGTCTAGCTTACATTATGATGTTCTTGCTGCTATATGTGTATGTTTTGAGGACCTCTAGAGCGATAATTATCGTGTTCTCTCGCATTAATtcaattgtatattttatatattctcttgcatccttttttttttttttttggagagaaTCTCTTTCATCCTATGAATTCGGAATAATAAAGCATGAATTTTCAAGCATATAATATAAGCAATTATTGAGAGGGAGAAACAGAGAGATCAATGGACTTTAATGTAACAAAAGGTCATTACACGTTGCTATGCTCAAGAAGGGATTATATTAGAGtgtaattcaataaacaacTTATGCCAATCAAAAAGCGTAAAAGCCATTACTAGTGTACGTGGATGACTAATGTGGTCCACATATTAGGGACCATTTCAGAAGCCCAAAAAGGCTAAAATATCAGGATTGCTTAGGTGAAAAAAACAATCGTTTTCTAGGAATTTGAAAGTGAAAGTAAAAATCATCggcatataatatataagagaaattaaaaaaattgaaacagggACTTgagataacaaaaaatataatgtaataaatattaggtttaattagttatttagtttttataattatacaaaaattattttttagttgatctctacttaaaaattatctattttagtctttatatatatattatttttaatttttttaattcctataaacTTAGATGATAGAGACTAAAGGGATCAAAACAGTATATATATCCAAggagtaaaattaattaaaaatgttatctGTAAGtaccaaaatatattatttttaaatattgaaactaattaaaatgtaaaatttgtcCAACGACATGAATTAAATAAGTAGTTAAACTTTATTATCATCGATCATCgcttattttatacttttatataaataaagtattgCTATGCATAAAAGGTGGTTTGTTTTTAAGCCTAGGAGTTCTCGAGGGCTTCTTAAAATTGATTCTAGTTCCTCAAATAGGAAACGATTGTGAGCTGTAAAGTGTGGTCCAAGAAGTTACCATGAAAATTTGGGACCATTTACATAGCTCAAAGTGCACGGACTTAAGAGAAATATTGCCACCAGCATCGAGGAAATAGAATGAGGCCACGTTAAGTGTGTGTGAGAATCaagaacatttttaatttaattcaagttACTACCTCTGATTGTGTTAGAAAATAATCttgtgtgcgtgtgtgtatGATAAGGAAGAGAGAGGGAAGCTGTTGGGACCAAATACCAAAGGATTTTTCTCTGTCCGTGAGAACATGCAATGTTTGGAACAATCGAGTCTATAATTTGCCTCCATTCCGTTCCTTTTGCTGACACAATCACGTTATTGCATCTCCTCTATTTGATACAGAACAAGTAGGTGAGAAAAGGAGAGAAAGGGAAATTGGTTCATTGTTAGATGTGGACATGGCTCGagatttcaattttctttaatgGATATCCATCATACCCTTTTGAGTGGAATTTAAATTTGGTTAAACCATCCTTAGCTTTTCCTTCACTAAGATTTGCACGAAACTGGCCTTTAAGTTGAAGCTATTTAATCACACCATCTTTTCCCAATTCCTACCACTTgaatatatcataataaaaaaaaaaggttttgcaTCACTTTCAAGTAGCGTGTTTGCAGAAACTTTAACCTTATTTCGCACTTTGGATTCTATTATAGGTGAATAACAGTCTAATTATACTTCCCACAGTAATTTTCCCTTCATTTTCAATACCATATACTATTGCTAATCCAGCAAATGGTTTTTCATAAGAATTAAGTTAAATTACTCAGTAGCCttctaaactttttaaaaaaatttaaataggtttctaaactattttttatttaattgagtctttaaactaaacaaaaaaagatttCTAGAGTTATTCTTTTAGGACTTAaaacaaccataaaatgacaatttattgtaattttagaGATCCTAcagaatcaattaaaaaaaactttacaaaatcaggaatctattttttttatataaaaaaatagaa is a window encoding:
- the LOC100814551 gene encoding DELLA protein DWARF8; the protein is MASSSSNGSSSGSKSWDIDGDLAGFGYKVRSSELQHVAENMERLENVMDIVNSSTNNNISQLASDTVFYNPSDIGSWVDTLLSEFDQTASLPYDFSDFLDLDTDQNQNHKPTLVTMEEDSGIRLVHTLMTCADSVQRGDLAFAGSLIENMQGLLAHVNTNIGIGKVAGYFIDALRRRILGQGVFQTLSSSSYPYEDNVLYHHYYEACPYLKFAHFTANQAILEAFNGHDCVHVIDFNLMQGLQWPALIQALALRPGGPPLLRLTGIGPPSSDNRDTLREIGLRLAELARSVNVRFAFRGVAAWRLEDVKPWMLQVNPNEAVAVNSIMQLHRLLASDSDPIGSGIETVLGWIRSLNPKIISVVEQEANHNQDRFLERFTEALHYYSTVFDSLEACPVEPDKALAEMYLQREICNVVSSEGPARVERHEPLAKWRERLEKAGFKPLHLGSNAYKQASMLLTLFSAEGYSVEENQGCLTLGWHSRPLIAASAWQAAPMQDRETLRFEQ